In Primulina huaijiensis isolate GDHJ02 chromosome 6, ASM1229523v2, whole genome shotgun sequence, a single window of DNA contains:
- the LOC140979058 gene encoding uncharacterized protein gives MAFRGHDEKLYVENNGLFLQTREMVAEFDPVMEEYVRRCEARESQYTYLSPKIQNELIETLANEEQLSMVLRCIVDSTDSPKVEEYWIGFLKVDGTSGFGLSNEIMNLPIKVGLEIDDVRGQGYDNGS, from the exons ATGGCCTTCCGAGGACATGATGAGAAGCTTTATGTCGAGAACAATGGGTTGTTTTTGCAAACGAGAGAAATGGTTGCTGAGTTTGATCCAGTAATGGAGGAGTATGTTCGACGTTGTGAAGCAAGGGAATCTCAGTATACATATTTAAGTCCCAAAATTCAGAATGAATTGATAGAGACTTTGGCAAACGAA GAACAATTGTCTATGGTGCTACGATGCATAGTTGATTCAACAGATTCACCAAAAGTAGAAGAATATTGGATTGGGTTTTTGAAGGTAGATGGCACATCAGGTTTTGGGTTGTCAAATGAAATTATGAACTTGCCAATTAAAGTTGGACTTGAGATTGATGACGTAAGAGGACAAGGTTATGATAATGGATCTTGA
- the LOC140979289 gene encoding kinesin-like protein KIN-13A — protein sequence MRHVGGQLQPSGAAAATALYENTGPSMSGGDAGDAAVMARWLQSAGLQHLASPVASNAVDHRVLPNLLMQGYGPQSMEEKQRLFKLMRNLNFNGESVSDPYVPSTHSSGTFALSDGYYSPEFRGDFGAGLLDLHSMDDTELLSDHVISEPFELSPFMPTVTTTFETDYDEIVSRQQRVKTDVEAVAESLTNDKENNSRENNVAKIKVVVRKRPLNKKEIGRKEDDVVTVSDDVYLTVHEPKLKVDLTAYVEKHEFCFDAVLDEHVTNDEVYCKTVEPIIPTIFQRTKATCFAYGQTGSGKTYTMQPLPLRAAEDLVRYLHQPVYRNQRFKLWLSYFEIYGGKLFDLLSDRKKLCMREDGRQQVCIVGLQEFEVLDVQIVKEYIEKGNAARSTGSTGANEESSRSHAILQLAVKKHNDVKESKRNIDGNDARNVKAVGKISFIDLAGSERGADTTDNDRQTRIEGAEINKSLLALKECIRALDNDQIHIPFRGSKLTEVLRDSFVGNSRTVMISCISPNAGSCEHTLNTLRYADRVKSLSKSGNPRKDQTSSLPLPPSVKESSSAPTVSLSVETEDVYEQRQELRAVGTSGRVLEKESLPYNFSTDDEKIPSIFSSKFTLNGHGESADTAGGSKTERPDVKYTFKGSTSQKAHSVFYSQNAGDIEDKVQKASPPRQKPYRDERLERPGHGQRKECDNADMPTRSYKQWQNINSSNVTSTIAKQSEYEPPSHESINETLEEEEALISAHRKEIEDTMEIVREEMKLLAEVDQPGSHIDNYVTRLNFVLSRKAASLVSLQARLARFQHRLKEQEVLSRKRVLR from the exons ATGCGCCACGTCGGTGGCCAGTTGCAGCCGAGCGGTGCGGCGGCGGCCACTGCCCTGTATGAAAATACTGGACCTAGTATGTCGGGTGGAGATGCGGGCGACGCCGCTGTAATGGCGCGATGGCTCCAGTCCGCCGGATTGCAGCATCTGGCCTCCCCAGTTGCATCCAATGCGGTTGATCATCGCGTGCTGCCGAACCTTCTAATGCAG GGTTATGGACCGCAGTCCATGGAAGAGAAGCAGAGACTCTTCAAACTAATGAGGAATCTCAATTTTAATGGTGAATCTGTTTCTGATCCTTATGTTCCGAGTACCCATAGTTCAGGTACATTTGCTTTGTCAGACGGATATTATTCCCCTGAGTTTAGGGGGGATTTCGGAGCTGGGCTTTTGGATCTACATTCTATGGATGATACAGAGCTATTATCTGAT CATGTTATCTCGGAGCCATTCGAACTATCACCTTTCATGCCAACTGTTACTACAACTTTTGAAACTGACTATGACGAAATAGTCAGCAGACAACAGAGAGTGAAGACAGATGTAGAAGCTGTTGCAGAATCATTGACAAATGATAAGGAGAACAATTCAAGGGAAAACAATGTGGCCAAGATTAAAGTTGTG GTGCGTAAGAGGCCTTTAAACAAGAAGGAGATTGGCCGGAAAGAGGATGATGTTGTCACTGTATCTGATGATGTTTATTTAACAGTTCACGAACCAAAATTAAAG GTGGACCTGACAGCTTATGTGGAGAAACATGAATTCTGTTTTGACGCAGTTCTGGATGAGCATGTAACGAATGATGAG GTATATTGTAAAACTGTGGAGCCAATTATACCTACCATTTTTCAACGTACAAAAGCAACATGTTTTGCATATGGTCAGACAG GAAGTGGTAAGACATACACCATGCAGCCGCTACCTCTTAGAGCTGCAGAAGACCTTGTTAGATACCTGCATCAGCCAGTTTATCGTAATCAAAGATTCAAGCTGTGGCTTAgctattttgagatatatggtGGAAAACTTTTTGATCTTCTTAGTGATAGGAA GAAACTCTGTATGAGAGAGGATGGAAGACAACAAGTTTGCATTGTTGGACTGCAGGAGTTTGAAGTCCTGGATGTACAGATTGTGAAAGAATACATTGAGAAGGGAAATGCAGCGAGAAGCACAGGTTCTACTGGTGCTAATGAAGAGTCTTCCAGATCTCATGCAATATTGCAACTGGCTGTGAAGAAGCACAATGATGTGAAGGAATCTAAGCGAAATATTGACGGAAATGATGCCAGGAATGTGAAGGCTGTTGGCAAAATTTCTTTCATTGATCTGGCTGGTAGTGAGAGAGGGGCCGACACTACAGATAATGACCGGCAAACTCG GATTGAAGGAGCAGAAATTAACAAGAGTCTTCTGGCCCTTAAGGAGTGTATTCGTGCTCTTGATAATGATCAGATTCACATACCATTCCGTGGAAGCAAACTAACCGAGGTCCTTCGTGACTCCTTTGTCGGAAATTCAAGGACTGTTATGATCTCGTGCATTTCTCCAAATGCTGGTTCGTGCGAGCATACTCTCAATACTTTGAGATATGCTGATAG GGTCAAAAGTCTATCCAAAAGTGGGAATCCCAGGAAGGATCAGACTAGTTCATTGCCACTGCCACCTAGTGTCAAGGAATCTTCATCAGCACCAACTGTGTCACTTTCTGTTGAGACGgaggatgtttatgagcaaCGTCAAGAATTGAGAGCAGTGGGTACGAGTGGACGGGTTTTAGAGAAAGAAAGTTTACCTTACAATTTTTCTACTGATGATGAGAAAATACCCTCtattttttcttccaaatttaCCTTAAATGGCCATGGGGAAAGTGCAGACACTGCTGGTGGTTCAAAAACTGAACGGCCTGATGTTAAATACACTTTTAAGGGTTCTACGAGTCAAAAAGCCCACTCAGTTTTCTACTCACAGAATGCTGGTGATATAGAAGATAAGGTACAGAAAGCGTCTCCGCCACGGCAAAAACCTTACAGGGATGAAAGGCTTGAAAGGCCAGGACATGGACAAAGAAAAGAGTGCGACAATGCTGATATGCCAACTAGAAGCTATAAGCAGTGGCAAAATATAAACAGTTCTAATGTAACCAGCACCATCGCCAAACAGAGTGAATATGAGCCACCTTCTCACGAGAGTATCAACGAGACACTCGAG GAGGAAGAGGCCCTCATTTCAGCTCACAGAAAAGAGATTGAAGATACAATGGAGATTGTTCGTGAA GAAATGAAACTATTGGCTGAAGTAGACCAACCAGGAAGCCATATTGACAATTATGTGACTCGATTGAATTTCGTGCTCTCGCGCAAAGCAGctagtcttgtcagccttcaagCTCGCCTTGCAAGGTTCCAGCATCGATTGAAAGAGCAGGAAGTACTAAGTAGAAAGAGAGTGCTGCGGTAA
- the LOC140979059 gene encoding ubiquitin-like-specific protease ESD4: MEKFHSLCSGFIYPSRTVLFTLLTSFRLISDRGGYNFPPVRRWTVHKKLGYSPLECDKIFVPIHQEIRWCLAVINKKDETFQYLDSLKRVDSQVLNVLARYYVDEVKEKSGKDLNVSSWEREFVKDLPKQENVFDCGVFMLKYANFYCRDVGLCFSQQHMPYFRQRIAKEILKLRAE, translated from the exons ATGGAAA AGTTTCATAGCCTCTGCAGTGGCTTCATTTATCCATCAAGAACAGTATTATTTACGCTTCTAACTTCTTTTCGGCTTATTAGTGACAGAGGTGGTTACAATTTTCCACCTGTTCGAAGATGGACTGTGCACAAAAAGCTAGGATATAGCCCTTTGGAATGTGATAAA ATTTTTGTGCCTATCCACCAAGAAATCCGTTGGTGTTTAGCAGTTATAAATAAAAAGGATGAAACGTTTCAGTATCTAGATTCACTCAAAAGAGTTGACTCTCAAGTGTTGAATGTACTG GCCAGGTACTATGTTGATGAGGTAAAGGAGAAGAGTGGGAAGGACTTAAATGTGAGTTCGTGGGAGCGAGAATTTGTCAAGGATCTTCCAAAGCAGGAAAATGT GTTCGACTGTGGAGTGTTCATGTTGAAATATGCCAATTTCTATTGCAGGGATGTAGGACTATGTTTCAGCCAG CAACACATGCCATATTTTAGGCAAAGGATAGCAAAGGAAATTTTGAAGCTGAGAGCTGAATGA
- the LOC140978648 gene encoding uncharacterized protein, translating to MTTRLREGASVHEHGVRMIGLIEKLVGLDLVMPSELSTDILLLSLPASFDGFVVNFNMNKLEATLEELVNMLTNYEATIKKEKHVLLVGSSYGTKKGAPNKGKKRSAPPKKNKPNKKPYKKPNPRPTKPDKSEQICFHCNKPGHWRRNCAEYLAQKRSGHGDGKKQEA from the exons atgactacacgcttgcgagagggggcttcggtccatgagcatggtgttaggatgattgggctcatcgagaagttggtgggactcgacttggttatgcctagtgagctctcgactgatattctattgctgtctttacctgcctcgttcgatggatttgtggttaattttaatatgaataagcttgaggccacccttgaagagttggtcaatatgctcactaattatgaggccacaattaaaaaggaaaagcatgttcttctggtgggttcttcgtatggtacgaaaaaaggagccccaaataaaggcaagaaacgttctgcccctccaaagaagaacaagcccaacaagaagccatacaagaaaccaaatccgaggcccacaaagcctgacaagtcagaacaaatctgtttccactgcaacaagcctggacattggaggcgtaattgcgcggagtatcttgcccagaagcgttctggccatg gtgatgggaagaagcaagaggcttag